From the genome of Halobacteriovorax marinus SJ:
TCCCCAGCCGATATTGCCACTCCAGTAAGAGAGATTTTAAAGAAGTATCCATCAATCACAATTATAATGGATGAGGTCTTAGATATTTCTAAAGAAGAAAAGAAGCTCTCCCTAAAGTCACTTCACACACTAGAGTTTGATAATCTTATAGTGGCCACAGGAGCCAGGCACTCATACTTTGGAAATGACCAATGGGAGCAATATGCTCCAGGCCTAAAGAGCTTAGACGATGCTCTAAGAATTCGTGAAAATGTCCTCAAGAGTTTTGAGAAAAGTGAGCTAGAGAGTGATCAACAAAGAATTGAAGCTCTCACTACTTTTGTTATTATTGGTGCAGGACCTACAGGTGTTGAAATGGCCGGCGCGATCGCAGAGATTGCCACAAAGACACTGGCGAAGAACTTTAGCAATATAGACCCAAAAACATCTAAGATATATTTAATAGAAGGTGGAGACCGCGTACTAAGTACATTCCACCCTACACTCTCAGAGAAATCAAAGAAAGATCTAGAGTCTCTTGGAGTTATTGTTAAGCTCAACTCATTTGTAAAAGATATTAATGAAAATGGAGTTCTTGTAGGTGAAGATTTCATACCTACAAAGAATATTGTTTGGGCGGCAGGAAATAAGGCCAACCCAATATTGAACTCTCTAGATATTGAGCTAGATAGAATGCAAAGGGCCATTGTCCAAAATGATTGTAGTATCAAAGGACATCCCGATATCTATGTCATTGGAGATGCGGCTTGCTTTCAAGACGGAGAGAGAACACTACCAGGTCTTGCCCCTGTTGCGGCCCAACAGGGAAAGTACGTAGCAACTATCATTTCAAAGAGACTTCCTAAGGGAAAGAGAAACCCTTTCCACTATATGGATAAAGGTTCAATGGCAACGATTGGAAAA
Proteins encoded in this window:
- a CDS encoding NAD(P)/FAD-dependent oxidoreductase, producing MKKKFSTIIIGAGFGGLNAAIKLGKKNQEVLLIDKTNHHLFQPLLYQVATAGLSPADIATPVREILKKYPSITIIMDEVLDISKEEKKLSLKSLHTLEFDNLIVATGARHSYFGNDQWEQYAPGLKSLDDALRIRENVLKSFEKSELESDQQRIEALTTFVIIGAGPTGVEMAGAIAEIATKTLAKNFSNIDPKTSKIYLIEGGDRVLSTFHPTLSEKSKKDLESLGVIVKLNSFVKDINENGVLVGEDFIPTKNIVWAAGNKANPILNSLDIELDRMQRAIVQNDCSIKGHPDIYVIGDAACFQDGERTLPGLAPVAAQQGKYVATIISKRLPKGKRNPFHYMDKGSMATIGKSKAILEFGKIRITGFIAWCAWCLVHLLFLVLFRNRVFIFFDWVYSYLTEQRGARLIKNGPSNRNID